A genomic segment from Candidatus Brocadia sinica JPN1 encodes:
- a CDS encoding GDP-L-fucose synthase family protein yields the protein MNQSSKIYVAGHKGLAGSAIVRKLQDLGYTNIIVRTHKELDLTRQSEVEAFFEGEKPEFVFLAAAKVGGILANNTYKAEFIYQNTMIAANVIHASYAYDVKKLLNLGSSCIYPKFAPQPLKEDHLLTGSLEPTNEPYAIAKISAIKLCRYYNEQYGTNFISVMPANLYGLDDNFDLETSHVLPALIRKMHLGKCLQNGDFVSVRKDLKKYPIHDHNENHVKDEEIVNLLSKFGIKSNYPINMKHETRNSHFTTLVEVWGSGAPSREFLHANDLADACIFLMRNYNAPDIGEFINIGTGKELKIKELAEIIKEIVGFKGEIHWDTSKPDGTPRKLLCVEKINRLGWEAKIDFTDGLKVVYNNYVLKNSKKGSAISKSCDLKTFFNKRFLTK from the coding sequence ATGAACCAAAGTTCTAAAATCTATGTGGCCGGTCATAAAGGTCTGGCGGGTTCTGCCATTGTCCGTAAACTTCAGGATTTGGGTTATACAAATATCATCGTAAGAACGCATAAGGAGTTGGACTTAACAAGGCAGTCTGAGGTAGAGGCGTTTTTTGAAGGAGAAAAGCCAGAATTTGTTTTTTTGGCCGCAGCTAAGGTCGGTGGAATATTGGCTAACAATACGTACAAGGCAGAATTTATATATCAGAACACTATGATAGCTGCAAATGTAATTCATGCAAGCTATGCATATGATGTTAAAAAATTATTGAATCTCGGTTCATCGTGTATATACCCGAAATTTGCCCCTCAACCGTTGAAGGAAGATCATTTGCTTACCGGGAGTCTTGAACCTACCAATGAGCCGTATGCGATAGCGAAGATATCTGCAATAAAACTTTGTAGATATTATAATGAACAATACGGGACAAACTTTATCTCCGTGATGCCTGCTAATCTTTATGGTCTTGATGACAATTTTGATTTGGAGACGTCCCACGTGTTGCCTGCTTTAATAAGAAAAATGCACCTGGGAAAGTGTTTACAAAACGGTGATTTTGTCTCTGTGAGAAAAGATTTAAAAAAATATCCGATACATGATCATAATGAGAACCATGTAAAAGATGAGGAGATCGTCAATCTCCTTTCCAAATTTGGAATCAAAAGCAATTATCCAATAAACATGAAACATGAAACCAGAAACTCACATTTCACAACTCTTGTTGAGGTTTGGGGAAGCGGCGCTCCTTCCCGTGAATTTCTCCATGCGAATGATTTGGCTGACGCCTGCATATTTTTAATGCGGAACTATAATGCGCCGGATATCGGTGAGTTTATAAATATTGGCACAGGCAAAGAACTGAAGATCAAAGAACTTGCGGAAATTATTAAGGAAATTGTAGGATTTAAGGGAGAAATACACTGGGATACTTCGAAGCCCGATGGAACGCCAAGGAAGCTTCTGTGCGTTGAAAAGATAAATAGACTCGGTTGGGAAGCAAAAATTGACTTTACTGATGGACTAAAGGTGGTATATAATAACTATGTTCTAAAAAATAGTAAAAAGGGTAGCGCTATTAGCAAATCTTGTGACTTAAAAACATTTTTTAACAAACGTTTTTTGACAAAGTAA
- a CDS encoding radical SAM/SPASM domain-containing protein, whose product MGLIINKPTYMPWHLSHMKFLKSIFQKKIQSQTRRKLQKLLPPLFQKEEIPLFHHVQFETVSICNNDCSFCPMNIHLKKREYKEADWVVIERLGNELQNYSFEGILSLFNNNEPLIDRRLPDIVAFFRKKAPRANIRIMTNGILINIKVVEQLIKAGISYIHINNYNEKNEFIPSVSKFINDFSISKFKDSINVVVTMRYKNEVLHNRGGNSPNIPVLAKSKKWFCIFPFEQININPWGDMTICCNDVLYKRKMGNIMGDKSIYQLWASKEYKNIRNLLSNGKREGIDICSVCNNPGIERTIDSRTGKPIGHNITYKVEKSVSGIEQLRWNTEIIVNDINKSALSG is encoded by the coding sequence ATGGGATTGATTATAAATAAACCTACATACATGCCGTGGCATTTAAGCCATATGAAATTCCTAAAAAGCATATTTCAAAAAAAAATACAAAGCCAAACAAGACGCAAACTTCAAAAATTACTTCCTCCATTATTCCAAAAAGAGGAAATTCCTTTGTTTCACCATGTACAATTTGAAACAGTATCTATTTGCAATAATGATTGCTCTTTTTGTCCAATGAATATACATCTTAAAAAAAGAGAGTATAAAGAAGCCGATTGGGTGGTAATAGAAAGGTTAGGAAATGAATTACAAAATTATTCTTTTGAAGGAATCCTGTCGCTTTTCAATAATAATGAGCCTTTAATAGACAGAAGATTGCCTGATATAGTCGCCTTTTTCAGAAAAAAGGCTCCCCGCGCAAATATAAGAATAATGACTAACGGTATATTAATCAATATTAAAGTTGTTGAACAATTAATTAAAGCTGGAATTAGTTATATTCACATAAACAATTATAATGAGAAGAATGAATTTATTCCTTCAGTAAGCAAGTTCATTAATGATTTTAGTATATCTAAATTTAAAGACTCAATTAATGTTGTTGTAACTATGAGATATAAAAATGAAGTTTTACACAATAGAGGCGGCAATTCTCCGAATATACCTGTACTTGCTAAAAGCAAAAAATGGTTCTGTATATTTCCATTTGAACAAATCAATATTAACCCGTGGGGGGATATGACTATTTGCTGCAATGACGTACTCTATAAACGAAAGATGGGAAATATTATGGGTGACAAAAGCATTTATCAATTATGGGCAAGTAAGGAATATAAGAATATTCGCAACTTATTAAGTAATGGAAAAAGAGAGGGTATAGATATTTGTTCCGTTTGTAATAATCCCGGTATAGAAAGAACTATTGACTCTAGGACGGGCAAACCTATAGGACATAATATTACGTATAAAGTAGAAAAATCTGTTTCAGGTATTGAGCAACTCCGATGGAATACAGAAATTATAGTAAACGACATAAATAAGTCAGCATTGTCCGGTTAG
- a CDS encoding mannose-1-phosphate guanylyltransferase/mannose-6-phosphate isomerase: MKALILAGGSGERLWPLSRKNYPKQFLRLNGDKSFLQQTAERLLKALSKEDIIVLTNNDYKFHVLSDLNSLPAINRQASNSHIILEPASRNTAPAIALGIKYCMEKLGCKKDEIVFLSPSDHIIRPVDKFPEYIKFAEEIARKGYIVTFGVKPDKPETSYGYIKFSSQRSTESGKNFFKVEKFTEKPDIETAKWYINAGDYFWNSGMFAFSIETIIEELNSYAPDIRGMIDLSFEEMLLGFSRMPNISLDYAVMEKSDKVVALPFALYWNDVGSWDSLYDVLDKDENGNVKKGDVLAIDTRGTLILGNKRHIATIGLENCLIVETDDAILIAKKGEAQKVKDIVNKLKEDARTEAEEHVTTYRPWGSYTILEKGSRYKIKRIVINPNEKLSLQMHYHRSEHWVVVKGSARVTIGDREMFIHENESAYVPKSTLHRLENPGKVPVEIIEVQNGEYMGEDDIVRCEDIYGRIPLVNSAG, from the coding sequence GTGAAGGCGCTAATTCTTGCGGGGGGCAGTGGAGAAAGGCTCTGGCCGCTATCAAGAAAGAACTACCCGAAGCAATTTTTAAGATTGAATGGCGACAAATCTTTTCTGCAACAAACGGCGGAGAGACTCTTAAAGGCGCTTTCCAAAGAAGATATAATAGTATTAACAAATAATGATTACAAATTCCATGTTTTATCAGATTTAAATTCTTTGCCTGCAATCAATCGTCAGGCGTCAAATTCTCATATAATTCTTGAACCTGCAAGCAGAAATACAGCGCCTGCAATAGCGCTTGGTATTAAATACTGCATGGAAAAGCTTGGCTGCAAAAAAGATGAGATTGTGTTTTTATCTCCTTCGGACCATATAATAAGACCGGTGGATAAATTTCCGGAGTATATCAAGTTTGCCGAAGAAATAGCCCGAAAGGGCTATATAGTAACCTTTGGAGTGAAACCGGATAAACCCGAAACTAGCTATGGATACATAAAATTCAGCAGTCAGCGCTCAACGGAGAGCGGTAAGAATTTTTTTAAAGTAGAAAAATTCACAGAAAAACCTGATATTGAGACGGCAAAGTGGTACATAAATGCCGGGGACTATTTCTGGAATTCCGGGATGTTTGCATTTAGTATTGAAACGATAATTGAAGAGTTGAATAGTTATGCGCCTGATATTAGAGGAATGATTGATTTGAGTTTTGAAGAAATGCTGCTGGGCTTCAGTCGGATGCCAAACATCTCCTTAGATTATGCAGTTATGGAAAAATCAGACAAGGTGGTGGCGCTTCCTTTCGCTTTGTACTGGAATGATGTAGGCTCATGGGATTCTCTCTATGATGTTCTGGATAAGGATGAAAACGGCAATGTGAAAAAGGGTGATGTCCTGGCAATAGACACCAGGGGGACCCTTATCCTTGGCAATAAAAGGCACATAGCAACCATAGGGCTGGAAAATTGTCTGATTGTTGAAACGGATGATGCCATATTGATTGCAAAAAAGGGAGAAGCACAAAAAGTAAAAGATATTGTAAATAAACTGAAAGAAGATGCACGGACAGAAGCAGAGGAACATGTTACTACTTACAGGCCCTGGGGAAGTTATACGATTCTTGAGAAAGGTTCTCGGTATAAAATAAAACGGATAGTGATAAATCCAAATGAGAAACTAAGTCTCCAGATGCATTACCATCGGTCTGAACATTGGGTAGTGGTAAAAGGAAGCGCAAGGGTCACTATAGGCGACAGAGAAATGTTTATCCACGAGAATGAATCTGCTTATGTTCCGAAATCAACTTTGCACAGGCTTGAAAACCCAGGTAAAGTGCCAGTGGAAATAATCGAAGTTCAAAATGGAGAATATATGGGTGAAGATGATATCGTGAGATGTGAAGACATCTATGGGAGAATACCACTGGTAAATAGCGCTGGTTAA
- the gmd gene encoding GDP-mannose 4,6-dehydratase — MKKALITGITGQDGSYLAEFLLSKEYEVHGIIRRASTFNTHRIDHIYIDPHTPKAKLLLHYGDLSDPALIAEIIWNIKPDEIYHLGAQSHVRVSFDMPEFTGNITGLGTTRILEAIRRSGVKVKFYQASSSEMFGASSPPQNEKTLFYPRSPYAIAKLYAYWMTVNYREGYGLFACNGILFNHESPRRGETFVTRKITRAIANILAGKQKTIFLGNLNAKRDWGFAPEYIEAMWLMVQQDEPDDYVIGTGESYSVRAFAERALKYAGIEIEWKEKGVQEKGFVKSVDKRWKDNLKSGVPLIEVDPKYFRPTEVEHLESDIAKAKRRLAWQPRTTFDELIKIMVDYDMQLAGLKPGGEGIAISKKKGFDYTNHDFSFYEKIREGC, encoded by the coding sequence ATGAAAAAGGCTTTAATAACCGGGATTACAGGGCAGGATGGTTCATACTTAGCTGAATTCTTGCTTTCCAAAGAGTATGAGGTCCATGGAATCATACGAAGGGCATCGACGTTTAATACTCACCGAATAGACCATATCTATATCGATCCACATACACCAAAGGCAAAACTTCTTCTTCACTACGGAGACCTTTCAGATCCTGCTCTTATAGCCGAAATCATATGGAATATAAAACCAGATGAGATATATCATCTGGGCGCTCAATCGCACGTCAGGGTTTCTTTTGATATGCCAGAATTTACCGGAAACATAACTGGTTTAGGAACGACACGCATTTTGGAGGCCATAAGAAGGAGTGGCGTTAAAGTCAAGTTCTATCAGGCATCCTCTTCGGAAATGTTTGGAGCATCTTCACCGCCTCAAAATGAAAAAACGTTGTTCTATCCCAGGAGTCCATATGCTATAGCAAAACTTTATGCCTACTGGATGACTGTTAACTATAGAGAAGGATACGGACTTTTTGCCTGCAATGGAATACTTTTTAATCATGAAAGTCCCCGGAGAGGAGAAACGTTTGTGACAAGAAAAATTACAAGAGCGATAGCCAATATCCTTGCCGGAAAGCAAAAGACAATTTTTCTGGGAAATCTGAATGCTAAAAGGGACTGGGGGTTCGCTCCTGAGTATATAGAGGCGATGTGGCTTATGGTTCAGCAGGATGAACCGGATGATTATGTGATAGGTACAGGAGAAAGTTATTCGGTAAGAGCATTTGCGGAAAGGGCATTGAAATATGCAGGTATAGAAATAGAATGGAAAGAGAAGGGGGTTCAGGAGAAAGGGTTTGTCAAAAGTGTAGATAAGAGATGGAAAGACAATTTAAAATCCGGTGTTCCCTTGATTGAAGTAGACCCGAAATATTTCCGACCTACAGAAGTTGAACATCTCGAGTCAGACATAGCAAAAGCAAAACGGAGGTTGGCATGGCAGCCAAGAACTACTTTTGATGAGCTTATAAAAATCATGGTTGATTATGATATGCAGCTTGCAGGGCTTAAACCCGGTGGAGAAGGAATAGCAATTTCAAAGAAAAAAGGATTCGATTACACCAATCATGATTTTTCATTTTATGAGAAGATAAGAGAAGGATGTTAG
- a CDS encoding flippase codes for MKKVAKGAGISFIGSVTGRCLFFALQVIIARFFSTEVFGLFTLGLTVTRIAELIARLGLHMGTMRFVSIYRKDDVGKLKGILISAPLISFSNGILIGGLIYFFAGTIAESIFYKPALTNVIKNFALAVPFMSSMTIIAMASQGFHTARFSVYIKDIIQPSANIVFVILFIKLGYAVSGIVFAFTLSYVTAVLAGFFFITRQFPIIKKRDIKPVYEIRKLLSYSTPLLFNGFLAFLILWTNTLMLGYMKTPREVGVYRAASQVPIFLTLILTAFNSIYAPAIADMYHRGQMGRLGKIFKTTTRWVFLLTLPFTLILIFSAGEILTIFGRDYIKEGIPVLRIIAIAQFINCATGGVAFTLTMTGKQKTDMINNMVMVVVNVALNYFLIPKYGCLGAAIATGISIGTVNFSRLWEVYFIYKIQPYNMSYMPGIACGTIGIIILYTLDKYFLVEEYLLINNYLLNHATLIKLVSNGLVVCIIFVVGFIIKGFREEDRFVLDAITKKFKSNIFKLKVE; via the coding sequence GTGAAAAAGGTTGCCAAAGGGGCCGGGATTAGCTTTATTGGAAGCGTGACGGGAAGATGCCTTTTTTTTGCATTACAAGTTATTATTGCCCGCTTTTTTAGTACAGAAGTTTTTGGTTTGTTTACCCTTGGACTAACCGTCACAAGAATTGCGGAACTCATTGCCCGTTTGGGTCTACATATGGGGACAATGAGGTTTGTTTCCATCTACCGAAAGGATGACGTTGGAAAATTAAAGGGTATTTTAATCAGTGCTCCTCTAATCTCTTTTTCTAATGGAATACTGATTGGGGGTTTGATTTATTTTTTTGCAGGCACTATAGCAGAATCCATATTCTATAAGCCAGCATTAACGAATGTAATAAAAAATTTTGCCTTGGCTGTTCCATTTATGTCTTCCATGACGATCATTGCAATGGCTTCGCAAGGTTTTCATACAGCAAGGTTTTCTGTATATATAAAAGATATTATTCAGCCGTCAGCAAATATTGTTTTTGTAATTCTTTTTATTAAACTGGGTTATGCTGTTTCTGGAATTGTCTTTGCCTTCACTCTCTCATATGTGACAGCAGTTCTTGCGGGATTTTTCTTTATTACCAGACAATTCCCGATAATAAAAAAGAGAGATATTAAACCTGTTTACGAAATCAGAAAACTTTTAAGTTACTCTACTCCACTTTTGTTCAATGGTTTTTTGGCATTTCTTATCTTATGGACGAATACTCTTATGCTGGGCTACATGAAGACACCCAGAGAAGTTGGTGTCTACCGTGCTGCATCCCAGGTTCCCATATTTCTTACCCTAATTTTAACAGCCTTCAATTCTATCTATGCCCCAGCCATTGCGGATATGTATCATCGAGGACAGATGGGCCGTCTGGGGAAGATTTTCAAGACCACGACTCGTTGGGTTTTTCTTTTAACATTGCCTTTTACTTTAATTCTTATTTTTTCTGCTGGGGAGATACTAACGATCTTCGGCCGCGATTATATCAAAGAGGGTATTCCTGTCTTGAGAATAATAGCTATTGCACAATTTATTAATTGTGCGACAGGCGGTGTCGCATTTACTCTGACGATGACCGGAAAACAAAAGACAGATATGATAAACAATATGGTGATGGTTGTTGTAAATGTAGCTTTAAACTATTTTCTTATCCCAAAATACGGATGTTTGGGTGCCGCAATTGCCACAGGTATTTCAATTGGCACTGTTAATTTTTCACGGTTATGGGAGGTTTATTTTATATATAAAATTCAACCATATAACATGAGTTATATGCCGGGAATTGCGTGTGGAACAATTGGGATTATTATACTTTATACTCTTGATAAATATTTTTTGGTCGAAGAGTATTTGCTAATTAATAATTATTTGTTAAATCATGCAACTTTAATAAAACTTGTCTCAAATGGTCTTGTTGTTTGTATCATATTTGTTGTAGGTTTTATAATCAAAGGCTTTCGAGAAGAAGATAGATTTGTCCTTGACGCCATAACAAAAAAATTTAAATCGAATATTTTTAAATTGAAAGTAGAATAG
- a CDS encoding IS4 family transposase, giving the protein MDPFCKQQKIPTFHELFSPVQNIFHSVPPLESKGNRPLQMNFEQQLKALIYYHLQEHSSGRDLLQELQEDDFARTKIAPPDGIKKSSFFEAINHRGLEQLLFIFTKLQADATKVLPKEYEHLGELVSIDGSFIDAVLSMHWADYRKGAKKAKAHLGFNLNHSIPSKIYLTGGKGDERPFVNKILSPGQTGIMDRYYQCHKDFDLWQTEGKHFVCRIKENTNKSVIKTNPLKPGSIVFYDALVLLGTPQVNQTEKPVRLIGYWIDAKEYWVATDRHDLTAEDIASLYKLRWNIEIFFGWWKRHLKVYHLIARSQHGLMVQILAGLITYLLLAIYCHNNFKEKVSIKRVRELRIKINNEARNLNFSPFGNYNFKEHAKNYDHAKT; this is encoded by the coding sequence ATTGATCCGTTTTGCAAACAGCAAAAAATTCCCACGTTTCATGAACTGTTTAGTCCTGTACAGAATATTTTTCATTCGGTGCCACCTCTTGAATCAAAAGGAAACAGGCCGTTGCAGATGAATTTCGAACAACAACTCAAAGCACTTATTTATTACCATCTCCAAGAACATTCCTCAGGCAGAGATCTCCTTCAGGAACTCCAAGAGGATGATTTTGCCAGAACCAAAATAGCGCCTCCCGACGGTATCAAAAAGAGCAGCTTTTTCGAGGCCATCAACCACAGAGGCCTCGAGCAACTCCTCTTTATTTTCACGAAACTTCAAGCCGATGCCACAAAGGTGCTCCCCAAGGAATATGAACATCTGGGGGAACTCGTCAGTATTGATGGTTCATTCATTGACGCAGTCCTTTCCATGCATTGGGCAGATTACCGAAAGGGGGCAAAAAAAGCAAAAGCCCACCTTGGTTTTAATCTTAACCATTCTATTCCATCAAAAATTTACCTTACCGGTGGTAAAGGTGACGAACGCCCTTTCGTAAACAAAATACTCTCCCCTGGTCAGACGGGAATCATGGACCGTTATTATCAGTGCCATAAAGACTTTGACCTATGGCAGACAGAAGGAAAGCATTTTGTCTGCCGTATCAAAGAGAATACAAATAAATCCGTTATAAAAACCAATCCTCTCAAGCCAGGGAGCATAGTCTTTTATGATGCCCTTGTCCTGCTTGGAACACCCCAGGTGAATCAGACAGAAAAACCTGTTCGCCTTATCGGGTATTGGATAGACGCTAAAGAGTATTGGGTTGCAACTGACCGCCATGACCTTACTGCTGAAGATATCGCTTCTCTTTACAAGCTTCGCTGGAATATTGAAATATTCTTTGGTTGGTGGAAGCGCCACCTCAAGGTCTATCATCTTATCGCACGATCACAGCACGGATTAATGGTTCAAATACTTGCAGGGTTAATTACCTATCTTCTACTTGCTATTTACTGTCACAATAATTTCAAAGAAAAAGTTTCTATCAAAAGAGTCAGAGAGTTGAGAATCAAAATAAATAATGAAGCCAGAAACTTAAACTTTTCTCCTTTTGGCAACTACAATTTCAAAGAACATGCTAAAAATTATGACCACGCAAAAACTTAA
- a CDS encoding polysaccharide biosynthesis tyrosine autokinase: protein MNFSGSTLRDYLTVIFRHKAVIIITFVVIMISVVIGLELKTPVYHAQVKMLISGEKQFESPYYKELNSYQQIGISLTQAEIVNSNPVIERVVRALKLYERPSDYEKNYCSTLRAYLIDLKLWISQWMEKFAVDTETGLTAPNPDSVPPEDEQTYAIRMAVEGLKGSIAVNPIRDTNLFTIDAYDFSPEASATIANVVSRSYVIYDLEQQMAELQLQYGEMHPIVIQLKNAIDKMSGSLTGKTLSTTEAIGPASVKIIEQAQPPLEPDGTGKIVTLFIAFLMSPFLGIILAFGFEYVDHTFKSPQDVETFLNLPLLGSIPKKGFKNQALNTDSKRMNPFYQNLSDQIYLLMKDKGLKSILITACSPSDRSTTIIANLANFLSNKAGHKVVVIDANLRAPVIHKIFNISDEKGLANVLEGKISLEKAVQDISPNLAVLPAGDTSLNSTPLLDSTRMANVIKAAKEKYELVFIDYANLRSFKDACVLCPYLDGIALVVNEGKTSRHVLQRLLTPLKQKKANLVGVIMNNRTYAIPKVIYERL, encoded by the coding sequence TTGAATTTTTCTGGAAGTACTTTACGAGATTATTTAACCGTTATTTTCAGACACAAGGCCGTAATTATCATTACATTTGTGGTCATAATGATAAGCGTTGTCATCGGGCTGGAACTTAAAACGCCGGTTTATCATGCCCAGGTTAAGATGCTCATTTCAGGAGAAAAACAGTTTGAGTCTCCTTACTATAAGGAATTGAATAGTTATCAACAAATTGGAATATCTCTTACTCAGGCTGAGATTGTTAATTCAAACCCTGTAATTGAGCGTGTTGTAAGGGCGCTTAAACTTTATGAACGTCCATCTGATTACGAGAAGAATTACTGTTCCACGCTGAGAGCGTATTTGATAGATTTAAAGCTTTGGATATCGCAATGGATGGAAAAGTTTGCCGTGGATACCGAAACCGGACTTACGGCGCCGAATCCTGATAGCGTGCCTCCCGAAGATGAACAGACATATGCCATTAGAATGGCAGTAGAAGGACTCAAAGGGAGCATAGCAGTTAATCCAATAAGAGACACCAATTTATTTACAATCGATGCATATGACTTTAGCCCTGAAGCATCTGCTACAATTGCCAATGTGGTAAGCCGGTCATATGTTATTTACGACCTTGAGCAGCAAATGGCAGAGCTTCAATTGCAATACGGAGAAATGCATCCAATCGTGATACAATTGAAAAATGCAATTGATAAGATGTCCGGAAGTCTTACCGGAAAGACACTCTCTACCACAGAGGCCATTGGTCCTGCAAGTGTTAAGATTATTGAGCAGGCGCAGCCACCCCTTGAGCCAGATGGAACCGGTAAAATCGTCACCTTGTTTATTGCCTTTTTAATGAGCCCGTTTTTAGGAATTATACTTGCTTTTGGGTTTGAATATGTTGACCATACATTTAAATCACCCCAAGACGTGGAAACATTTCTTAATTTACCTCTTTTAGGCTCCATCCCAAAAAAAGGGTTTAAAAATCAAGCTTTGAATACAGATTCGAAGAGAATGAATCCCTTCTATCAGAATCTCTCAGACCAAATATATCTTTTAATGAAAGATAAAGGTTTAAAGTCAATCTTGATAACTGCATGCTCACCTTCAGACAGGTCTACCACAATTATAGCCAATCTCGCCAATTTTTTGTCGAACAAGGCAGGTCATAAAGTGGTAGTTATTGATGCCAATTTACGAGCCCCGGTAATCCACAAGATCTTTAATATCTCTGATGAGAAGGGTCTTGCGAATGTACTCGAAGGTAAAATCTCATTAGAAAAAGCGGTTCAGGATATAAGTCCTAATTTAGCAGTGTTACCGGCGGGTGATACGTCCCTTAATTCGACACCCCTTTTAGATTCTACCCGTATGGCCAATGTAATCAAGGCTGCCAAAGAGAAGTATGAGCTGGTTTTTATTGATTATGCAAACCTAAGGAGCTTTAAAGATGCCTGCGTCCTTTGTCCATATTTAGATGGAATTGCCCTTGTTGTGAATGAAGGAAAAACCAGCCGCCATGTCCTGCAACGATTATTAACACCTTTGAAACAGAAAAAAGCAAATCTGGTTGGCGTAATCATGAATAATCGCACCTATGCAATTCCTAAAGTTATTTACGAGCGACTATAA
- a CDS encoding sulfotransferase family protein, producing MSTKIILPNFLIVGAAKSGTTSLYRYLEQHPEIYMSSVKEPRFITAQFVKFPLGGIGDEKAEKSIVKSFDVYKKLFKKSNNEKAIGEASADNLYFYEDAIPHIKKYLGDVKIIIILRNPVERTFSSYQMFVASLREHLSFESALKAEDQRKKMNWAYGWHYKSVSFYYEQVKAYLEKFSQVKVCLYDDLKVDSLNLINDMYKFLEVDTTFIPDTSFQFNVGGVPKNKFIQKLFIKPSESSSFVKQIVKIFFSEKKINKLMERLRKKNMRKIQMKPETSEYLKNIFREDILKLQDLINRDLSHWL from the coding sequence ATGTCGACTAAAATAATATTGCCTAATTTTCTCATTGTTGGTGCCGCAAAAAGCGGAACCACTTCGCTTTATCGTTATCTGGAGCAACATCCAGAAATTTATATGAGTTCGGTAAAAGAGCCGAGATTTATAACAGCTCAATTCGTAAAATTTCCTTTGGGAGGAATAGGGGACGAAAAAGCCGAAAAAAGTATTGTAAAAAGTTTTGATGTATATAAAAAATTATTTAAAAAGAGTAATAATGAAAAGGCAATAGGAGAAGCAAGCGCTGACAATCTGTATTTTTACGAAGATGCTATTCCACATATCAAAAAATATTTAGGAGATGTGAAAATAATCATCATATTACGAAATCCTGTGGAAAGGACTTTTTCTAGCTATCAAATGTTTGTTGCAAGTTTGAGAGAGCATTTATCATTTGAAAGTGCTTTGAAAGCAGAAGATCAAAGAAAAAAGATGAATTGGGCATATGGCTGGCATTACAAAAGTGTCAGTTTCTATTATGAACAGGTAAAAGCATATTTAGAAAAATTTAGCCAAGTTAAGGTTTGCTTGTATGACGACTTAAAAGTAGATTCTTTAAATTTGATAAATGATATGTATAAGTTCTTAGAGGTTGATACGACATTTATACCTGACACAAGCTTCCAGTTCAATGTTGGGGGAGTCCCAAAGAATAAATTTATCCAAAAGCTTTTCATTAAACCATCTGAATCTAGCAGCTTTGTAAAGCAAATAGTTAAAATTTTTTTTTCAGAGAAAAAAATTAACAAATTAATGGAAAGATTAAGAAAAAAAAACATGAGGAAAATTCAAATGAAACCAGAAACGAGCGAGTATCTTAAAAATATTTTTCGGGAAGATATACTGAAATTGCAAGATTTAATTAACAGGGACTTATCGCATTGGTTATGA